The DNA sequence TTAATTTTCACACAGAGCTTGGCTTTTCCTGCGTAGAAGTTTGAAAATGGACCTTTTTGTAGTTGCAGGCTTTGAATGAAAGCACAACTTTTAGCTGTAGAGGTTTTCTAATCAAAGAATAGCTAGGGCTGCTTTAGGCCTTCCCGTAGCAAAGTATGCATAGACAGGCATCTTACCTAGAAGATACAAAGATTTCTCTCCCATAATCACAGTTCCCTCCTAAACAGCCTGTACATTTAGCTTCTCACCATCATCAGCATTTATTTGATGGAGGAGGGTGTGAAGCTCAGTACAAGATAATATGCTCTGTATGCAATAGGTTGCAACATAAGTCCTTGTTTTCTCTAGGCAGGTGTGAGAAACGCCTTTGTCTGAAACTGGGGGATTGCTGCCATATAGTATAGAGCAGAAAGGCCGATACTCCCTTGTCATTTGTTTAAAATTGGTTTTGGCAGTTGGCACTCAGGCCTTGTGAAAGGCTCTAGCTTTCTTATCTATCTATGAGCTCAGTGAAGGAGAAATGGTCATGATATTACTGAAGTTtgaaactaaggacctcatcacatggaggtccagaagccggGGGACAGTGTGGGAAACTGTGAGGCAGCACCCAGCTTCATCCCCTTACTATGGCTGGTTGTGGTCTGCTATCCCACAACATTTTCCAGCTGTCCTCAACTTCTTTTATGAGGATACAGGTAGTCGCTCATATCCTCAGGCCTCTCTCTTAGCACGCTGCTGGCATGCTTCTGGGATGGAGCCCAACAGAGCCTTAGCAGAAGCAGctctgcatcatatgatgggctctggcaGACTATGTCCCAGCTGCCTGTCAGCAGCGTGCTAGgacaggggaaaaaaaacatCTGATGAGGTCGCAATAATGGCTGTGTTTCTTCTCAAATTATATGGTTTTTTCACATCCTTTCAGGATGTCTTCAAAAACCCAGTGATTTGAGGTATCGAGCTATCAGTGACCAGAAATTTGTTGTATCCTGTGACTTACTATCTGAGGACCCCACTGTGATCTTCAACTCTTCTCATCTGGATGAAAGCCAGGTGCAGTGGTTTCGGCAATCAAGTGATGGAGGAGTTAAAATGGACTTCAAGAATGCAACCAGCAACCCGACTCTTTGGGGGAATGCCCTTTGGTTTAATCCACTGAAAGTCCAACATTCTGGCACATATGTCTGCATCAATAGGTTTGTTGTTCTGACACAATACTTTCAAAAACCCCACCTCTCAATCTCCTTTCACTAATATTTTGAAAATCCTATGCAGAGTTTGCATCTTCAGCATCTACATCTAAATCTCTCTGGACCTGAGATTTCCATTATCCTCTGAAGTAATGTACAgcaataacataataaatatgaTTGCATTCCAATCTGCTTTCTTATTTTATAAGATCATTCTTTGTCCCTTTCAGTGGCAAAGTGTGGCATTTGAACACATAACTTTATgtatctggagaccatgccctatgaggagtggcttaaagacatgggtatgttcagcctgcagaagaaaaagttgagagaagtcatgattgccatgtttaaacatATGAAAGGCTGTAATAAGGAAgggggaacaggcttgttttctgctatcctggagactaggacttggagcaatggcttcaaatgacaggaaaggagattctacctgaacattaggaagaacgggcttagcacagcaggctaaatcgCTGTGCAGCAGAAACATCCTGCTgatcagaaggttggcagttcgagcctGGGTACCCTGGGCACCcttcgttagccccagctcacctggccacctagcaggttgaaagcagaaatgcaaataGATAAATAGTTAGGTATCACATTTCGTGGGGAGataataaaggcgcccttaaaGACTGGaggaaagctcctcagcatgtaAGATGGAatgacagcacccccccccccccccatggccaaAGTCAAACACAATCTCCAAgttgccagaaataagatgggaaaaactgcctttacctctgtttgtgtgtttgcccttgttaattgtataatcagcattgaatgtttgccgtgtgttctgtaagcctctctgagtctgagaagggtggggtataaatactataaataaataaataaacttcctcactgtaagagctgttcaatagtggaactctctgactctgagtgtggtggaagctccttccttggaggcttttaaacagatgccaTCTGTTAGGCATGcactgattgtgcttttcctgcatggcaggtcacctttgtggtctcttccaactgttgctccataattctattttaattctattttaaattagATTTTGTGTATTCATATTGATTCATCATCCATTGCTCagaattgttttgttattgttaccTAAAATGTTGTATGATACATTATGTTTTCTCTGCTAGCGTGCTGATGTGAGATGGATTTAAATGTGTAGGTGAAGATTCATTATGTATTTTTAACAAGAAATTACATTGTTGGGTGTATCTTGGCCATTTCTCATGCCTTCACAGAATTGAGTCTTCTCTGAGTATTTTTTCCTGAACTTCCTTTTGTGTCCCACAGGGAAAAGATATCACCATGCATTAATATTTTTATAGTTGTTGAAACAAAAAATGTGGCCGATTGCTCAGGTGACAGCGAGAATGAGAAGTATCTATTTATTTCTCAAGGAACATCTATTGCTTGCCCAGGAAAAGATTGTTACCATCATTTTCAGCATTCATCAGTTAAATGGTACAAGGTAAGATCCATTTGGGGTCAGATAACTCTGTTTTCTATGCAGAATTGCATTATTGggttgtatgtttgtgtgtgttttccacCTTTGTGAAGGTCCTGTGTCCCCAACCACTGCAAAAGTTATAGGCCTACTGTATTGTGAATCAGAGTCTACTATATACACCggaatacaagtacagtagagttccggttatccgagttAAACGGGCAGGCCGCGTCTTGGATAGCCagatctgttggataatagggaggcccagcCCAgcgcctttactgaagggaaggggacactcttcccttcagtaaaggcctGATGGGGATTGGGGAAATGCGGCGCCCACTGCTAAACGGCAATGGGCTCCTCGTTTCCCAAAGTCCAgcgcctttactgaagggaagggaaaaCTCTTCCCTCCAGTAAGAGCCTGATGGGTATTGGGGAAACGCGGCACCCACTGCTAAACCGCAATGGGCTCCTTGTTTCCCCAAAGTGCAGTGCATTTATTGAAGGGAAGGGATAACCCTTCCTTTCAGTAAAGGCCTGACGGGGATTGGGGAAAGGCAGAGCACGCTGCTAAACTGCAACAGGCTCTTCGTTTCCTCAAAGTCCAgcgcctttactgaagggaagggaaaactcttcccttcagtaaaggcctGATAAGGGCTCGCCCCCTGGGAAGCACCCTgtgagcattgctaggcagcagtgatcgcagggcgcttcctcctccctctccctctccttctttcaAACGCCTCAGATAATACGGACGCTCAGTTAACCGGAGTGGTtttagattgcagatgaactatacatcccagtccctacaactcctataagtcatggtgaattcttcccaacTCCCTCCAGTCTGTTCAGTAGTGATATTTCTCACTCACCTCACTGGGGACCACGAAAAGGATTTTCACTGTCACTATCTCTCCTTTTTGTGGCTAGGCCACAGAGCCTTGGCTTTGCATAACTTGTCCAGTCAAACTGAGTGGTGATGAGGCGGGCCTAGCTATCTCTTGTGACCCCACCTATGCTGgttgctaaagggaggagactgcttggccatTGCAAAGGGGCATGGTTTTGCCTGTTTTAGGTatgacaggtttgtgatagtaggtatgtgaataccttaaaacactaGTCAGTTGGAATGCTACATTGTGTCCAAGTGTTGTCGAGCAAATTTAGGGTTTGTCCCTGGAGCAGGAATGAACCGATGCCCTCTGACCgcaggattcgatcctggccagcgggggcactgcaaattaaaaccctatttcccacaataatctcacccaaatcttgaagagagagaaccgAGTTGTCTTTATTTCGAGTCAGCTGACGCAGATGTCAAGACGCAATCATTCGCAGTGATGACATGTCACATAATCCagtgcagcaatttttataagcaaaaagacaggcggagcaattcaaatctccctccccgcctttccccgcccagttccactctgattggctctttgactgggtggctcgaaatccccccagtcagatggcttcctacagtCTACCAATCAGGGACAAGGGGCGGGCTGAGCAGCGATTAATGGACAGCCAAGCAGATTATGCAAAGGATGGATAAGTCAATATGTCCAATCTACATATGTGTCTGACACACTGATATTGACAAAGGgagagctgtttcctgaataattgtgtggatgaagggtgagctattcttccttctgatggcctgctccgaactcagaagggGGAACAGCCCAAATAATTGCCCATGCAAGGGTAGGTGATAATCTCCTCCGGGCAGGGTACTCCAGcccatccggggggggggggggctgtctgcacgtagctgagtcaaacctcagtcactctattttttcatatatgaggcattttgggaagggagacacataggaatacattcatagaatcagaaatcatattgccctctcccagccacccaaaggtctagagttcataaagtttcatacgaaatccagaatccaaaggaaagattgtaaagcatgtggtttaaaactAGATTTTTCCTTTGCTAACTCCTTTGTCTGGGTAAACAAAAGGGAGTGCTTCTGTCACTGGTTAAAGAAAGTATTAAGGaaattgttatctcttgcctcaggctaaaaggtcaaacaccttttgtgcagagagttttagtaaaccacagtaaactccagtaaaaagtctcaatcaccttctactataaattatgaaatatagaacataaagtcttgatttttgaactatcttttacaaagtcctgggggggcggtcacctcgatcacacaaaTTTTGTAGCAATcggtgaagtagtttgggagatctGAGGTCTCgacaaacgaacattacatttttatttatatagattgggTGAACATGAACATTCCAAACAGGGCTTAAGAGAAGCATGGATGTTGCACCTCACTCAGGCCTGGAGGGAGATCAAAAAGAAAATGATGAGGCCAGCAAGAGGGAGAAAGGATGTCTCTTTTCCCCATTTTGTCTAAGCTACTTCAGAAATCAGCCACTAGGGGCAAATGAGTGGGTTACTGGGAAACAGGCGAAGGTTGATTCTCCCTGATAGAGGATGAGGCATATCCTTCAATTCAACCTTTGCTAGTTGCCAAGTGCTTCCTAACAATCTAACGTGTGGGATGGCTTGTCTTCTTTTTATCCCCATAGAATGGAAGTAAAATGAAACATCATAATATCGAAAGACCTGGTCTACAGTTTAAGGGAGATAAACTGGTATTACGTACTGTCTATGACAAAGATAATGGTACTTATGTGTGTGATTATACATTGGTTGACAACAGTGCTCAGTGGCAAGTGAGAACAGTAGTTGAAGTAATTATTATCGGTAAGTCGCTATGCCTTCATTGTAATAATTCATTATATTCTGATATAGATGTACtagataaaatcatagaatcatagaatcatagagttggaagagaccttgtgggccatcaagTTTAacccccagccaagaagcaggaaaattgcattcaaagcacccccgacagatggccatccagcctctatttaaaagcctccacagacTACAGGCATTTGCCTAGGGACTAGGGAACAATTTTCCTCCAACTGGTTTCTTAAATGTGCTAAACTACCTTCTTTGCTTCTCTTTACAAATTGTGACCTGAATTAATACTGCATCCATTTGGAACAGAAATGGAGGGAAACTaaggaataaaaaataaactgCCAGAAAAATGGGTCACAGTTTTGCCATCCTATATCCCCATTATCCCCTTCTTTTTTCAGTCCAGAActtaaggtggcttacaaaagttaaaacagataccattacatgTTCAGATCACACAAAagacaaatatatttatataattaaagTATCAGTCGAATTAAAAGCAGTTAGGACAATGAACATTAGAAAAGAACAGATATAGGCAAGACAACATATTGTGAAAAGATGTTCCTACCTCAGTAGTGAATCCTATTCAGCTCTCAGTATTATTAAAAATTCAAATGTATTCAAATAGTATTTGACTGAGCTGCTTTCCTCTATCATTCCATAATACTCTAGTTATTTAAGACTATATTAAATAATTTGTTTGACTTGATATAATCTGTTCACACATTTACCAAGTGTTTTGAATGAACATATGAAGACATGAAGATGAGTGTGTTGGTCCTACCTCCATCTCCAGCTCTGCTCAAAGGGAGCATGTTCAAGTCTACACAGCCCCCCACCCAATTCCCTCTGCTATTGGTACCTGCTGATATTCTAGGGTTCCTGATTACATAGAACTTCTATTTTCATGTGTTGGTTGTAGTCCCTAAGAAAAAATACTGTAGTTTATGTTAAGAAGTGCCCGATACACTGCATGCTTGTGACCTCCCACTTTCATATTGTAGCGAAAGACACTCTGAATCCTCCTACAGTTTTGTATCCCAGTGGTGAGACAATCCTTGAAGTAGAACTTGGTAAGTAGCTTACATTGATAAATCAAGAAAACTTGAATTCTAATCAACAGAACAATGTTTTTCAAATACTTTGGTTTACGTGCtcaaacattcattttttttagtGCATGTAATTAAAGGATAATGGAAGCATTTACATTTTGGTCTGGAACATGTCTATATTCAAAATGCTGAATTGCATGTGTCCTTTCCTTTTGCTCAGGACAAAATATTGAGCTTGAATGCAAAGCCAAGTTTGGATTTGAAATGAATGCTTCATCTTCAATACAGTGGTACATAGAAACTAGTGAAAATAAGGAACTAGCATCTAAAAAAAGGTAAATAATCTCCAAATTGAATATaacaaaaagttatttttttaatatataatttgaGTGAAAGAGAGACTTGTAGATTCAGAACAgcatttttatataatgttttatgtGATACACAGGCCATAAAAAACAGATGTAGCTGGAATCGGAATTAGTCTTCTTCATTTATACATCATTCCCCTAAATTTTCAGGAGCAATCTCTCCTTAGTTTTGGAAATGTTTCACCATTGGCAAATTCTTATCTTCTGATTGGCTTTGTTTTGTGTTACTGCACAGAGGAATAAATGCACAACTGTACAAGGATAGTaggattgcatctacactgtagaattaatagttcgacaccactttaactgtcatggctcaatactataaaatcctgggagttgtagtttggcaagtcaccagcagagaagggtaaagaacTGTAAAaccaaaactcccatgattctgtagtacCGAGGcacagcagtgaaagtggtgtcaaactgcattaatcccatagtgcaggggtccccaaactaaggcccgggggccggatgcggccctccaaggccatttacctggcccccgccctcagttttagacttaggcttgcccaaagtctgaaatgacttgaaggcacaacaacaacaatcctacttgattatctcattggccagaagcaggcccacacttcccactgaaatcctgataagtttagcgtatgttggttaaaactatttttatttttaaatattgtattgttctttcatttaccaatattgtaaatgaaatattgtaaatgaatgatatggtaacaatataatatattgtgtatacatataatattgataataatattattaggtAATAcaagataatatttatttatttatttatttattacagtatttctgccccgcccttctcacccaataggggactcagggtagctaataataataatgcaatataataatattgtatgatataataatattaattatatattatatattaaatgtaatattactaataatattatggtataatggtatagtacaatacagtaatatatatgctaatattgtgctatgctaatataatatattgtatgtacatacaacttgtaagccactctgagtccccttcgaggtgagagagggtggggtataaatgtagtaaataaataaataaatgttgctgggttttgttttgtttttttgcactacaaataagacatgtgcagtgagcataggaatttgttggttttttttttccaaatgataattcggcccctcaacaatctgagggaccatgaatcggccctccacttaaaaagtctgaggacccctgccatagtgTATATGCACCATAGGTATAATTTTGGCTAGAAATCAGCAGCTATTTTTAGAGAGGAGGATGCTATGTGACAGATTCTAGAAGTGTGATTCCTTCATGCTTGAAGGGCTAGTGtaaaaaatgaaacaatgttTTTTATACTTTGAAccttcactatctcagccacctatgtggtGAAAGGAAATACCTCCTCATTGGCTGTCTATGGAAAAGGTTAGTGTTCTGCACTGTGAGTCATTGTCACTGAGATAATTAGGCCAGCCACCATATAAAAATATCAATGTCGACAAACTTCCAGTGCCACTGTAAATCTGTAAAAATGGATTCTAACTAGTGTGCgatggaaatattattttctttaggGTTCATCCAAAGGGACTAGAAGGTCAAATCTTTAATAATGTTTTCACCCTGATGGaaataatggaaaaagatttaAGGAGCCATTTCATTTGCTTGGCTCAAAACTCCATTGGCAACTCCACTGGCATGTTCAGgcttaaaagaaaaacagaaaaaggtaAAAATTGAACACATTTTTATGTATCTTTCTCTTTCTGTGTATGTGTAACTGATATCCTGTACACAACTCAAGATAACTTGTATTAATTATCCACCAGTATTTTCACTTCAGAGACATTCTTTAAATAGCAGAAAtgacaaaaaattaaaagtacTTTAATACTAAAGTGTTGCTATGCATTCCTATCCTGTCCTGGAGAGACATTTGCTACTTCTAGCAccactcagtggttctcaacctgtgggtccccaagtgttttggcctacaattcccagaaattccacccagtttaggatttctgggagctgaaggccaaaatatctggggacccacaggttgggaagcaCTATATTAGATGGATCAGAGAAAGGTCTATCTGGAAGTAAATACTCAAGAGGTTTCCAGAAAAAGCATAGGGACAGCAGACCTttcatgttgtttatttgttctctgGGATCTGGTAATCAAGTTACAGTGCCTCAAAGTATGGAAGTTCAATATGTTGTAATTATAACGGCAAACAGCTATAAATATATTGGTCATCTGTGCATTTATTTAAACCTTTGTTAAAAGCATCCAAAACTCATATCAGATGAATGAATTGATCACTGCTAGAGCTTAGAAAAAATTATGTTTGGATTACAGTTCCCAAAACATTCCAGCCACCACTATGttgactggggattctgggagttgtggtccaataaGTAACTTTTCTAGGCTATATACATTCACTTCAGGCTTTTGTCTCCTGGCTTAACTAactgaatagaatagaatagaatgcaTCTACTATTTTTGAATCATAAAGCAGATAAATAGAAAGCATATGTTCTTTATATCCTTTCTTTACTCTTTTAGgcaatcaaggccccttccacacagtccgtaaccaggattttgattcagggggtgggtgggattttggttcaggggggctgagtctgagcggggggggggggggaggttctaccctagcaaatcttttgcATCACTATCCAAATACCCTTATGCCTATGGTATATATTGAGCacagtgatcagatcatgatatgaataaacataacagttcaaataataaatgcaaggccttctcgtggaccaccctgagaatttcagggggggggctgaagcccctcaagcgccccccccccccgctacatgtcTGCACACAGCTGACTAAaatccc is a window from the Anolis carolinensis isolate JA03-04 chromosome 3, rAnoCar3.1.pri, whole genome shotgun sequence genome containing:
- the il18rap gene encoding interleukin-18 receptor accessory protein; protein product: MLFYWIILLLMKSAESRDFNITGCLQKPSDLRYRAISDQKFVVSCDLLSEDPTVIFNSSHLDESQVQWFRQSSDGGVKMDFKNATSNPTLWGNALWFNPLKVQHSGTYVCINREKISPCINIFIVVETKNVADCSGDSENEKYLFISQGTSIACPGKDCYHHFQHSSVKWYKNGSKMKHHNIERPGLQFKGDKLVLRTVYDKDNGTYVCDYTLVDNSAQWQVRTVVEVIIIAKDTLNPPTVLYPSGETILEVELGQNIELECKAKFGFEMNASSSIQWYIETSENKELASKKRVHPKGLEGQIFNNVFTLMEIMEKDLRSHFICLAQNSIGNSTGMFRLKRKTEKGIYFLLALCCTITTLLGIILGSTLAYWRWIDLVLLYRYYLAKDETIGDCKEYDAFVSYAKPDPTVTDKALCNDEQFALEFLPQILENEYGYTLCLKERNILPGGAYTDDIVNALRRSRRAIMVLSPSYFKNTESLFELEAAVNTVLDDKTIKLILIQFEPFQEPQLLPQKVKKVLKILPRITWEISTSSTPNKLFSKKLWYCMPVKHTIRAKARKVMGQ